The genomic region GAAAgcatatgataataaaatggaTAAATTATCTCCATGCAAAGATTTACCAAAAACATTACCACACATAGAACAAGCTTCAACACAAATATTACCACctaaaaaagaagattacGTATTTGTTCCCATTTTAACAACATCTATCGTATTACTAATGTCTTtcactatattttttttatataaggttaataagaattatacttaaaattaataataatttatcacatatagaataatttattttcacaaaaattataagcatataaaaattatattttaaaataaatatacatatattttgatgTAGTTTACTCCACTGAAATCTTGGATATATAATCgtttacgaaaaaaaaaaattattgaactTAACAAATTTCGAGAAGAATCGAGAGAATCCTTACAAAACCTTCATGaagaagtaaatataaattatgaaggAAGTTCTCATAATATATCCTATCAACCTCAAGGAGACACTTGATGTAAAATTAAccgtttatattattttcaatagaaaataaaatacttagtgatatatatgttacaCTTATGTacaaattcattaaaaagcAATGTAAACAACaaataaagaaatgaatatatgtctataaaaattattcaaacaaaaagataaaataaatacgatgctatttttaaaattagtaGTAGAAATTCCCCTTAAACGAGATTCCCCTtagaatgaaatataaataattttaaaacttaAGCATATAACAAAAgatgataaagaaaaagtggATATCCttatataacaatatgaGGTAGCGTTTATTTTCTCATTATAACAGAATAAAAAACAACATTAGATACAACaccaataataatattatatagataaaaaatgtaaaatcttggaataaaaacattaatcaaaatataaagtatatatctactttttctttataactttattcaaaatttttattatttgtccactttcaatttaatataactaaaaatGTTACACATTATGTAACAGTTTTAacgttttttttcttctattgatatatattatatgtgatATTGTTGACAGGGTATTTATGATTGGCGCTAAGGCAGATGaattgtaattttaattgaattcaaatgggaaaaatcctaaccattattttataattcataaataagTTCTGCTTTAGCATTATtcttattgtttttttactGCATTAATAccttattttatacataacatacatatgattaaaagaattgatatatgataaataataaaaatagtgtaactacattataaattttttgataaagtaaactttaataataacaaatagtATTTAAATGCCTATGTttcgtttttattttctccatataaaaagaaaaatacaacaAATATTACCCTAAACATAATAGCAAGTAAcatgtttatgtttataaaatgtgAGAAATAGAAAtgtaattcttattttattgagTTTCCAGATAGAATCCATTTCCATATTTTCTACACAATTTATTATCTATACATtcaaataagaataataatttagaaaagTAGAATTTCATTTCTCATTACATGAAATTTTTAGGCACCATGGTAATTTGTTAATTGTAAATTTCATATACGcactcattttatttattgtacaTAGTTACATATGTCTTTGGATTTTACTATAAATGTGAATTTTAGttattaacaatatataatatattttgctcTATACTTAATATTGcgttcaaaataataaacaaaaatatatgtaatattgaaattatagaaaattattcaaacactgaaatattcatttagaaatgataaatgaagtaattttaataataatgaggtaccaaattttatttttaattatcatTTCTTTACATTAAGCATAGATTTAGTAAAAACAAAGTTCGGAGAACATGATATATAAatctaattaaaataaaagcaaaatttaatatgttataattttttattattatttttatttaaacaaaaattatttattaaaatatatatttacatacattgTCAACCACATAATGTGAcacataacaaaaataaaatataaaagtaataaagtAACGTTATCTTACAACTTCATTTATTTACTATcaacttaatatattttagccaaaattaaactataaaaattatttgcttAGTTCTATAAATccaatatatacttaatttaatttttataaagaaataattttagagCTTCAAAGGTTgctttcatttatatattaaaaatataagatttAAACAAGAAAACATTAacaattagaaaaatatttttaaaattcgaaacgtatttcttttaacttttttttaagtttatatgtaaaaaaatattttattttcttaaatctatgaagtatatttttttctttttaaatattaattgattgtatatttaataatatttataaacttataaaataaaataaaataagaatagaaatgaaatttaaatataatccATAAGTTCATAACTAAGAATCCTATATAAAAGGATACTACTTACTTAtgtgtttataattttatttttattcgatgtaatgaaaattagaattctaataaaataatttttaccattgatataatttataatacatttcacttaaaacatattatatataatgaatattaagTTCTTTCTTAagtaaaataacatatatatatacatcaatacatcgaaatatatttactatcattcttttaatataatccAAGATATActtattgttaattttaaaataatacaaattctTATTTAcctaaacaaataataattttagattACAATTCACAACAtagaaagaaatatattttattacaaacTTTAATATCTAGAGTTCTAAATAATTATCTGTTTTGTACtataatacataaacattTGAGCATAAacccatattttttatagaaatatatttaaaaatataaataaatactttatgtaataatatttattaagatacaataataatatctaTTCAAATTCAAAagcattaaaatatttaaattcaaaaagagcaaagaaaatatatatatgttgtgCATTAAAAACACCAGTTATACACATATCCATTTACAACATTTTAGAAATTATAAGTAttaatattaagaatatcactaaatatattacagatATAACTCATATTAAAGAATTTAttacagaaatatataactcTATTAATATGCATTTTGTTCAGACatcaatttaattttattatatttttcattgtttCCTAAAACTCTACAAATTCCTATTACAAGCACAATAATTAAGATAAGCATAAGTACACtatataatgttaaataaatagaGGTCTTTAGTGGTGTTTTCCACTTATCTACATAGTcatacaaaattttcattatattagtTTCCTCTTTAATCGATTTCCATGCAGTATTCAAAGATTTTAATCTTGGTAATACATCAATTGCTGCTGCAaacaaggaaaaaataacaaacatAGCAACTCCAGTACCATACTTCCTaaatcttatttttcttaaagaTATATCACAAATTCTCCTGTTCCTTTCAAGAAAATTATcgtaatctttttttttaatccattttttttcaaaatgaaaatgttttccatcaaacatTCCATTGTTATAATCTGTTACGTCCATATAGTATTGCGCCTTATTTAATGAACTT from Plasmodium malariae genome assembly, contig: PmUG01_00_10, whole genome shotgun sequence harbors:
- the PmUG01_00026500 gene encoding fam-m protein, whose amino-acid sequence is MVQIIKSILFIKTSALVLVTCICHFNNDMRTFNKFADEKYKHGRNLDTISFRLLAKYKQDKDSHILGIKQNKSNNNEHENYDITINEKGNKGKNKKSDKSSLNKAQYYMDVTDYNNGMFDGKHFHFEKKWIKKKDYDNFLERNRRICDISLRKIRFRKYGTGVAMFVIFSLFAAAIDVLPRLKSLNTAWKSIKEETNIMKILYDYVDKWKTPLKTSIYLTLYSVLMLILIIVLVIGICRVLGNNEKYNKIKLMSEQNAY